From the genome of Candidatus Poribacteria bacterium:
ACATCCCCGGCCTGGGATTGCAGTTGCGTCGCCAATGTCTCGTCCATAAACTCGCGCAGCGTTTTCGTGGGGATGTTCATCCGATGGCTACCCGGCACCACCCAAGTACCCTCGCCCGGACCGTTATCCGTTAAGTAAATGAAGGCTTTGCTAAACATGCAGTGATAGTGTCCATCCGACTCAAAACTGCCGAAATTTGGAGCGGTGCCCCGGTGCCAGCCTTCGTCCTTGACATGAGATACTTGGCTGGGGTTTCCGTCTCCCGTCCCATTTGAATAGTTAATCAGGTATTGGTGTTCCTCAAGACGCACGTCACCGCCGACCACATCCTCAATGATCGGGAGCAGGATTGGGTGCATCGCTGTTTCTAGTAGATGCGGATGATACCAAGCACACCGTGAGAGAACGGTAAGCGTCGGAGTTTTCGGATAGCCATCGTGCTTATAGGTGCACCCGCCATCGGCATCCATCTGATCTGCCAAGTCGATGAGATGCTGAGTTTCCGCTGGACTGAAGATCCCCTTGAGCAGCACGTAGCCGTTTACATCGTAGAAATAGCGTTGTGCCGGGGTTAGTGCTGTTTGCACCGCTGTGTTGGTTCCCATCTGAATTCACCTCTTTTTAATTTAGCCTAAGCTGCTAGTTATTAAAAATCCATCAGAACCTGTAGGTCGAGATTCACATCTCGACACAAAACCGTCGATTTTGGAAAATCGTTGTATGGGGATTAGAGACTCCTGGTTTGAATATGCTGACAACTAGCAACTTGCGTTAATTTGATTAACCTTTCCCCTATTTGATAGGGGCTGCGTTTTCAGCGATATACCGCTCGACCTCATCTTGTTCCACGCAACCCACGAAGGTCCCTCCCGGGCCAACATAGTAGAAATTCTCTGCATACTCAAGCCCGTACTCCCGACCGATTTCTTGGTACGTCTTTAAGCCAAACAGCTTGATATACGCGCGATCCGCGGCTTCGTCATCGCCGTCGAGTGCTGGGAGATGTAGCCCCTGTTTTTCGAGTCGCGTCTTGAGTCTTGATCCGCTTGAGCCTGCTGGTCCCTGCGATTTAT
Proteins encoded in this window:
- a CDS encoding phytanoyl-CoA dioxygenase family protein; its protein translation is MGTNTAVQTALTPAQRYFYDVNGYVLLKGIFSPAETQHLIDLADQMDADGGCTYKHDGYPKTPTLTVLSRCAWYHPHLLETAMHPILLPIIEDVVGGDVRLEEHQYLINYSNGTGDGNPSQVSHVKDEGWHRGTAPNFGSFESDGHYHCMFSKAFIYLTDNGPGEGTWVVPGSHRMNIPTKTLREFMDETLATQLQSQAGDVLILSETLVHAGPQLKDGSSPRYSLVYGYTPP